The following coding sequences lie in one Candidatus Eremiobacterota bacterium genomic window:
- a CDS encoding transcriptional repressor yields MGTRADYRTHARKRIEAILAHEPRFLSAGEIHGQLKHGGALVALSTVYRTLDRLHERGEVTARPDAEGEATYMLCEPARHHHHAICEECGRVEDVDCSTMEPFAESLRTLHGFELDGHAMEFFGRCRACR; encoded by the coding sequence ATGGGGACCCGCGCCGACTATCGGACGCACGCGCGCAAGCGCATAGAAGCTATCCTTGCGCACGAACCGCGTTTCTTGTCGGCCGGCGAGATTCACGGTCAGCTCAAGCACGGCGGAGCGCTCGTTGCGCTCTCCACTGTCTATCGAACGCTCGACCGATTGCACGAGCGCGGCGAGGTCACGGCGCGTCCCGATGCGGAGGGCGAAGCGACCTACATGCTGTGCGAGCCGGCGCGTCATCACCATCACGCGATTTGTGAAGAGTGCGGTCGCGTCGAGGACGTCGATTGCTCGACGATGGAGCCGTTCGCTGAATCGCTGCGGACCCTGCACGGCTTCGAGCTGGACGGGCACGCCATGGAGTTTTTCGGACGATGTCGCGCATGTCGTTAA